Genomic DNA from Salvia miltiorrhiza cultivar Shanhuang (shh) chromosome 1, IMPLAD_Smil_shh, whole genome shotgun sequence:
GttcaatattattataattgcaaaattatcattcaattttgaaagtgaattaaaattgattttaaattaaaaattgtcctaatatattatagatataaTAGGTCGCAGAGAAAgctaaaattaaatatgatacttacattttttctctctctttcagaTGCACATCAAATTCTTATATTACGCTTTGAATAGTTGAAATTTTGACGTTTTTGGTATAAAAGATATTGATGAAATTCACATTTTTGAGTAAATTCGATACTATTTGTTGGtgtaaataatattttgaatgtatgtaatcaatatctaatatttttgagaacataaaaaaatatgtacaaaaatattaaaaggaCATCACACATGTCCTCCTATCATACTCCACTAGTACACATGTCCCATTTGATCCCTCTCCTCACATGCAAAACTAGtactcttaatttattaataataaatactaaTTGTACATTGCGATGCCTAATTTTCTCCTTTTGGACACTATACATAATAATTACATTTATACTATTTTTAAGGAATTAATAAATAGCAATTGGACTTGGTAAATGTGTATTACATTCTCAATACGCAATTATGTGAAAAAAGGGTTATTCACATTTTAGAAATTACCGCGAAACAATGTTCATTAATGggattaattaatatttcaacGTTCATGATAAAAATAGTCAATTAGTCAATTCCAATTACCATCACTACAAATCTAAAAAGTTGGCCTTTCACCAAACTGATAATTATACTCTGTCACTTGAAATCTCCCAACACATTCACCCAAACAATAATTTAGTCTAAAAAGTCACTAATATTCTAAAAATCGATACCAAAATAATCGTTCATCTTGTCACGCATATTAACATTTTTACACAATTGATACTATAACGAGTAAAACACATCAAATATAACATACAACGCACAAATACATCAATGTATGCTATTACTTACCTACTGCATTATAACATTATTACTGTGTATCATATCAGAAATAAATTTAACAATTAACGATAACTATACGCATAGATTTGGTGCATTATCGGGACTTAGCCTAATGATATGTTGTTTGATCAAATATATTTGAATCAATATTTAGTTTTGGGATTGTGGGAGGTAAGATTAATTTGGTCTCTCCCTATAATAAATTAATCTCATGTGAATTTAAATTTGTTGAGtctcaaattaatttaatatggaGAAATTGAATGTCTCCATAGTATTTCAATTCTTAAAAAATCAACCACAGGTGACTCTAAACTAGGCGCATAATGCGCAAGTGTATGGGCTACAGAATTTGGCGCTGCCAAGAGTGAATCAGTATAGACGACAAAGGTGTTGTTTCCTGCCATAACTTCCACTAACATTGGATTAGAAGAATCTGAAGTTCTTCTcgcaatcagcatctctaatcACAATCCCCACTCCAAAAGCTCTTGCTTTCGAATCGTGTTGTGCATCAACGTATGGAGGCCAAAAAATCACTAGTTTTAATTAAGCATGTATTCCCCCATCCTACTTAGGTGCTCCATTTTGAAATgttctattttatccttatttattGCGTCACATATTTTCACAATATATGAAGTCAAAGAAAGTTTGAAGACAATTTAAATTAAGAAAGTAaattataagagcatccacaatacATTTCTCAAAAATTTTACTCCTAAAAATACTCCTAAAGTCTttcctaaattatttttaacccgTATTTTACAATTGCACACAACAACTctcttatttttcattatctattttatgaatttaggattagatttaGGGAGGGGGTTGTAAATTAAGGATTAAATTTGgggggtgtaaatttttttgtgggcccaacTTAATATAGGTGATCTGTTTTGCTGTTGGatgatcattttatctcactttttattattttagctcaaatttaaaattaggaTTACTTTTAAAAGATCTAGTGTGAATGCTCTAATATGAGACATACTAAAAATGAATAGAGAACTAATTTTGAAGGATAAAtaggtaatatttttttagttacCATTCACACACATCAATAATCAAGTTCTTTAAATACgcttaaatttcaatttataaattacaGAGAAAATAtcttatcaattaaattacacTTCATTATCTCAAACGAATAATATTATGAGACACAATTTCAttcaatttcttttaattatcatcctaaaatttattaaaaagaaaagccCCTGAATAAATAAGTTATTGTCCCTTTGGGACATTAAAGGTGGAGACCTCCTCGGTCCTTcttcaagtaaaaaaaataatgtaattaattaagaaaaagtaaaaaaaaagttagtaGTAGTAAATTGATTTAGTTATTAGGGcgtaattaaattagtaattgtGCATGAATAAAGAGTTGTAGATTGCCAGCTGTCCAGCCATGGATGAGTGATTGCGTAACCCAGGCtcctcgtctcgtctcgtctcgtctcgtccaTGACCACGCCTTTCTCTACAAAACCCCAAAACCAAAACCATCACCCACCACTTAACTCTCTCATTCGTATTCCACACTTCACTCACAACACAACCCCGCTTTCCTCAGACACAGTGAGAAAATTGTGTGAATCATATGCCGCGGGTTGCGGAGGGCTGAGTTGATATGGCCAAGAGCGGGGTGTTCGAAGGGGATCGGGTGATGGTGGTCAAGGCCGTGGAGTTGAGGAAGGAGCTGCAGAAGCTGTTGAGGGCGATTGTGGAGGAGGACGACGTCAATCTGGAGGCGCTCGATAGGGCGCAGCAAATGCTCTTGCTGTTGAAGGAATTGAAGCTGAAGAAGACGGCTGATTTGGAGCTCCGCCGTCAGGATGTCATCCCCGCCACGGTGCCGGAGGAGTTCAAGTGCCCGCTCTCCAAGAAACTCATGAGGGATCCCGTGATTCTTTCCACCGGAGTGGTTCgttctcgactctctctctctctctctctatgaaATTATGATTGTGATCTTGTTTCTGAGTTACGATTGTTCATTTGATTTGGTTGGAATTGTGTGTGTCATAGCCCTTCTTGTTTTTGGATTGGGATTGCCAACTCGATTCGGTTGGAATTGTGTGCGTGAAATTATGCTCTGTCTTCTTGTTTTTGGGTTATGATTATGAACTTGATTAGGTTGGAATTGTGTGGTGTGTGTGTGAAATTATGGTATGTCAATGTCTGTGTTGCGGCGTTTAGTTTGGCCCTTCTTGTTTCTGGATTGTGATTGTCAACTTGATTCGGTTGGaattgtgtgtgtatgtgtgtgaaaatATGGTATGCTAGTGTGTGTTCTTGTTTCTGTTCTGGGTTCCGAGAATTGTGGAATTTTTTGGAATTGCGTTGTTTATGTTATCGAGTTTGAAATGTTGATTATCGAAAAAAGATGGAAATTCCTATGGGGTTGATTGGATTCATTTTTAAGATTGATCACATTGATTTTCTAGATCAGCATATTGCCCTACTTGATCTTATATATTTGTCTTTCTAATTTCTTGGTCGGATTAATCAAATATATTTGAACTTTTCTGTTAGGTTTTATTGAATGTCGATTCTTAATGAATTCGCCTTAAAATTTATTAGCAATGAAAGCATATTGCCCTAGACTCTAGTTGATCTTTTAATTCTGTGATGTTTTCCAGATATATTTGTTTTTCTCCTACTGTAATTTCTCTGTTCCCTCATTTCTTGGTgggattaataaaatatatctgAACGTTTCTGTTAGATTTTATAATAAAGTTGCCTTGAAATTTGTCAAGAATGGGGCGTTGAACTTGTAGAAGATCCGTTTCtatgaatctttttttttttttttttttttttttttttctggttgCATTTTCTTGAATGTGGATATGTGAGTGTTGGTTCTTGATGAATGGTTGAATTCTGGCAGACATATGATCGTCCCTTCACCCAAAACTGGCTTAAATCTGTTTCCATGAATCTTTGGttggttttaatttattttttcttgttGCGTTTTCTTGAATGTCGAGATCTGAGTGTTGTTTCTTGATGAATGCTCGAATTTCCGCAGACATATGATCGTCCCTTCATTCAAAACTGGCTTAAATCTGGGAAGAGGACATGCCCTAAAACTGAGCAGGTGCTGTCACACACAGTTCTCATACCGAACCACTTGATCCGTGAAATGATAACGAATTGGTGCAAGATTCGTGGGATCGAGCTGCCAGAGTGCAAGTATAATGACGAGGAGGCCTACTCTGAGGAAGACCAAGAGGCATTCATATCTCTGCTGGAGAAGATGTCATCCACATTGTTTGAACAGAAGGAAGCTGCTAAAAAATTGCGCCAACTGACAAAACGAACGCCTTCAATCCGGGTGTTATTTGCTGACCGTGAGAATGCTGTGTCACAGCTGGTGGCTCCATTCGCTCAACCCAACATCCAGGATCATCCAGATCTGCAGGAAGACATCATCACGACGATCTTGAACATCTCCATCCACGACAACAACAAGAAGCGCGTTGCAGAGACGCCTACCGTGATTCCTATTCTGAAGAATGCAGTGACGTCAGGGACTGCGCAGATAAGGAGCAATGCAGCTGCAGCCCTTTTCACGTTATGCGCCCTCGACTCAAACAAGGAGATGATTGGGAGGTCGGGTGCCTTGGGACCCCTCATCACACTATTGGATGAAGGGCATGATATAGGAATGAAAGACGCCGCTTCTGCGATCTTCAGCATGTGCATTCTCCTTGAGAATAAGGCGAGAGCAGTGAGTGAAGGTGCGGTTAGAGTTATCATGAAGAAAATCGAGGACAGAATGCAGGTTGATGAGCTGCTGTCGATTCTTGCAATGCTTTCGACCAACCAGAAGGCGATTGAGCAGATGATCGAGCTCAATGCAGTCCCCACCTTGCTCAGCATCATAAGGGAGTCCACCTGTCCACGCAATAAGGAGAACTGCGTGGCCATCCTGCACACGCTCTGCTATAGTAACCGGAGCATGtggagggagatgagagaggaggAGCGTGAGCATCGCACACTATCTCAGCTGGCTGAAGACGGCACTTCTAGGACCAAGAGGAAGGCCAATGCAATTCTTGAGAGACTGAACAGAGCTGCCAACATCAACCACAGCGCGTGAACGCCTCCTCCGCACATATATACTCTGTAAATTCTGCAACTCCCCTAAACGATCAAGGTATCTCGTGGTCATTTTTACCCTTGTGCATAATTACGTTTTGATCTCCGGTGCTACGGCTTATAGTTGTGAATAATTCATTACAATGGCAAGTTTTTTACTGTGAAGGAAGTTTGATGGATGCAACACGTAGTTGATGAGTAATTGAATGGTTGAAGTTTTTAAGACATATCACATGAGACTTGAACATAGGTGGTAGGCTTTGGCTTTGCTACAGATTCTTCGTCTCCGATATTTTTCTTTGTGGTCCATCCAAAATGCCACCAaacttttctgtttttggtCTTTGCCAAACACGTCCTTGGAATATACGAATCTACCTTTTAGGGAACGATCAAACACCTTTAGCGGTGATGAAAGAATTTTGGAATTAGTTCCATCTCACTTTTCTTCTTCACCAATCTCTTCTTTGCTACTTTTGTTGCTAAAATATCTTTTTTCCATACCCTTATAACTTAGTGATATTTGGGATCCTCTGTTCAAATTTTGAATTCCTCGATTTTCCATCtaaaaagaataaagaaacatTTCAGTTATTACATCATTATTTTAGGTATATCTGTGAGTGATCTAATAGATGAAACTTGAAAGATGAATTGTAGTTTCTATTTAGAATTTTTGATGCTCCAATATGAAGACAAATTAGTGTGTCAATAAATGATGTTTGGTGggctttttttttattgaatgtTTGGAGTTTATTATTCGATAGTGTGTTTTTGTATACATAGTTGTATGTATAAAGAAGAATGGAAGTAATATtcgattaataaaataataaatatgggagTCGCAAAAGACAAAGTCTGCCACCTCAGAGCACACATGGAAAACTGGGTGCAGTGGGTGTGTGTATGCACATTAATTTGTTTTTTGATTGAAATTTACttattttgttaaatatttttacatttttagtATTAAACGAATGAATTCAAATATGAGATTGACAAAGAAGAGCTGACCTCCTCATTTGGGTTTATCGCTATTTTCCAATTAAAGACAACTCATCGagataataataaaacaaaaatggATGTTGCGccaaaatagaaaacaaaagtaaAGACGAACGCTAGAATTATTATGGATATGCTTTCCCCATATTAGTAGAAAGAAggcaaaaaataaacaaaatagtAGTAATTCATAATTGTGACATACTATAATTTTCAATTGTTGTTTTCAAAGAGACCCACTGATTAAATTGAAGTGAAAGAAAAAGGGGTCTACCATGTGTGACTCACTGCAGAAACTTGATTTTTGCGTTGCATTAACTTTTTGTGCCCATATTTTCGTagaaatttttcattttaacaTCTCTTCTCGCtacaaatttacaattttagTTTCTCTAAATTATTCTCCTGCGTGCATCCTTGTTCAAACTTTAATGTTATATTTAcgaattcaatttttttttttgagttgtaACATATTTAAACCTTGAATAACACAGCTGATTTGGGGACGAATGGATGTTTGCATGGGTAGTGACGTGTAATTGCTGTTGgtaatgtgtatatatttttgttcataTATGTAAGGTAAAGAGCTAATttcaataattatatatatatatatatatatatatatatatatatatatgtgatctGATGTTTTATGCTAAATGTTTTGTGGTTGAGGGGTGGTGACAAAATCCAAACTTCTCTATAATTAGCTACGACTTTTCCTGGTTTATTTTTCACGTTGCCACagtgttatttaattattttaaaaacagtattttttttactccaATTTTTAATAAAGAATGCTCAATAAGTAAGCATAGTTTGCAACACGAGGCGTGAATTTCATACGCTTAAAAATGCTCTAGTCCACAGTAGATGTTCTAGATTTGAAACCATCGAAATACTTGAATGACAGTATTTAAAGCAAAATACAGCACACAAAAAAGTATCTAGGTTCAATTCAAGATgattacttatttttatttttttgaattatttttgttataccGATAGATGTTAATTGTTGGTAGCCATAACATGTATCTGATTAGAAGAtatcccaattttttttctatattcatatacaaaatatgaaaaaatagcTCCCCATAATTAAATTTTCTGCACCTGCAATATTAATCAATTtgattcaatcaataaaattatgagattgtctctctctctctctctctctctctctctctctctctctctctctctctctcacacacacacacacacacacacacatctgaaaataaatttatgctTGGATATATTTTGGTGTGAAACATCATATGTTGAAGAGCAATGCGGGAAGATGAAATGGGCCAACCTTAATTTGGGCCTTGTAAaacatttttttgtaaatgGTGATATTCTAGTTTCTAGAGGGCTGTATTTATGTTACAAACTCTTAAGACAAGAATTCTGATTCTATTTTAGGGTATTACTATTAATAACTGTGATTAATTTCTAAATTTCGTCTACAAGATTAAGTATAGTTgtaaaaaattgcaaaattaaggattctaaaaaaaagaacgtaaataaaaaaacaaaaaaaattgtccaAGTTAGTCTACACCTATCATTAATCCATATTAAAATGAATTTTTGGAGTTGTTTTGAATAAGCTCGTTGCCAAAAAAGACGATGTAGCGATAATTAGAATAGTGCAATATTTTCATAAGTGGGCAGATATGAATAGTAAGCCCATTTGAATTGGATTACTAAGCGGGTTGAACAAGTCGCAACAATTCATTCCACTTGATCTAAGTTTAATGGGTGAAATTTATGTAACTGATTTTTATGTCAATTGTATATcacataaatattaataaaaaacatTAATACTCTTCGAGTTCGTTTGGTACGTGGTATGAGAtaagatataatatatttgattgagatgttttttattatatgtcatattgatattatgtttggtagaAAGCATTAAAAtatctgtaaaatataatatgtcGTTTAGTATGaagtattaagattatataaagttaataatagttataattaagatttgtattaTGTATCCCATATTCGCATGTGGTATACAGAATCTCTCaaatcagtataatatttttagacttttaatttataaatgatCGTGTgtgtttatattattttttaccaAATAAGATATTAGAAATGGAGTTGGAAGACTATCACAACAACATGGGGTTTTCCTTATTGATTTTTTTCCGGCAATGTGCTGTTGTTTTCATTTGTCTTAGGCTTTTCTGCGCGGTGTCATTTTTGTTTTACGGGCTCGTTTAGAGCCTCGGATCTTTAATCTGTGTTCTGTGCATTAAgggtttttcatttttctttcttttatattaaatttctgAAAAAAGATATTAAAATGTTATAGATATATTATACATTCTCATCACCCCCGTTGCAGAGCAACCTCAACAGTCAAATACATCTCACCCCCTATCAAAGGAGTACCAGCTACTTAAGTCAAAATTTAGACATCTAGGTTTCAAACCAAAAAATTTAGACATCTAAATTCATTAcgtttatttaattttgggcTACCCCTATAATCCTATTACCATGCCACTATCCTACCACCGTACTACTTGCTTGTTTAGTCAAAACCAAAAtccatctaaaaaaaaaaaaaacttaaagtATGAAGTAATAATGCTCTTAAATATCAAATTTCACTaaattggaaagaaaaaaaattgggccACCCATCTTCAGTTAGGCTCATGTCGTCAAAAGGGTGTTCTTTTCTGACTCATAATTTTGTTGAATGTAATACTCATTCCATTCATTAATTCAtgtcctacttttttttttatccgtattcgtccaccaattcatgtcctacccatttttagtaaccatttatatattttttaattgatgaatctcaatcaacaatacactttttcttcactcaactaataaacaatatattttgcgGGTCTTTTTCTCCCactcaaattaataaatactccctcctatTCTTTTTGTTTGTCATCCTAAGCTCAAGcacattttttaataaaaaaatattatacccAACATAACCTCATTAAAAGTCACTTATTTCAATGGAGTATTGATTAACCCAACATTTATTTAGTGAAAAAAGAACCTATCCATCACAAAAATTAGAAGAAATAGGAAAAGTCATTTTACTTGTGATTAATGCAGGATATTAAATAAGGTTAAAATTGAGATAAATTTTCAAAAcgtcaattaaaacataaataattgaaaatgctaaAATGACAAACAAAAAGGATAGGAAGGAGTAATACATTTTTGCTTAAAATCCGTGTTTCTTCCCCTAGGTCATGAATTAAtcgacggatgaagtatttacTATATTCATCAATTTTTCTCAATAGTTCGATGCGGTCTAGTTTTGAGTtagtatgatattttttttacagtaaatttataatgtgttttaatatgaatttattactattaaaaaatgataaatttaaaaaagaagaagatagtTCGCCTATATCAGATTTGAACCCATATCACAAATATATTCAGCAAATTAATGAATCATCAATAGATCTTCACAATCTAATAATGGGAAATGATTTATcatttatattctaaaatatactagtattttttattctgtctatatatataaaataaatttatagcaTTAAAGAAAATTAGTATTAATAAATTAGCGCCGTACTAGACTTATCTAACCTACAAAGACCAAAAAAGGAGGCGCGGCGCATCTATGGACTCTGGGGGTACTTTCGTCAACGTCATATATTAGTATTACAATATGCATTTTActgtaatgattttttttaatattacatataattgaataatttaatCAGCTTCGAAGCATCACGTCAAACTATATTGAATCCGTCTAATCGATTGCAGTTAATGCAAACTTAATTTCTTATTgctatttaattaagtttaatgaTATGCGTTTGCAGTTGTTGGATCTTCAGATCTTTCTTATGGAAGATTATAAACTCAAAATCATGATGGTCAAGCTCAAACCTTAAATAGGTTTgatctaaatttttttttatactgAATATTTATGAACAAATGTTAATTGTGTATAAAGTACTTTGaaactatttatttaaacaaaataatactatctcttcttttctttttctttttcttttttggctaAAAATGAATTAGGCCAAAACGAATGAAAAAGTTTTTTGAAAAAAGTGAGGCCAAACTGAAGGAATACGTTTTACGTaccgaaaataataaatctttCTCCCTGATTGATTTggtaatcattttttttctaaaaaaaattattgaaatcATCAATGTCTTGAGATTGTCATCTATTGTTTTTAGCCGTTGTTGTTATTTTTGTTGATCTGTTCAAATTCCAATTTATTACAAACAATTAATAGTTACCATATATTGATTCACTTATAATaactatatttcatttttatctaattaaaaaaaaattcgtgtGCATGGCGCACTCTTACTCAATATCATCGATGTTAtccccctaaaaaaaatacatcatcGATGTTACATCTCATTGCTACATAAATGgacaattttaaatattaaacaaaataacaatTAAATAGAACTTTGACATATATCCAATAATTTTGTAGTCAAATAGAGGCgactgtaaacacaaatttatatatttaatttcacaAAAATTTGGGTACAATTGGGTGTGACGTATAACCGGATTGACTTGCACGGTTGCACCcataatagtgttatttatatggtTAAGGTCAGAATGCGGGTTCGAGTCTGGGTGCGGGTCAGGGTCTAAGTGTGAGTGTAatccggttgtacggtacacccggttgtacccaagaccacctcatttaatttaataaatacaaaattgtgTATAACTTTAATATTTGTAGATTGAATGTATTTATGCAGGTTGCTATCTTTATTTGATTATCTGATTATTCTCTTCAAGTTGATCATTGGATGATCTTCGAGTAGTCCTTAAGATTTGGAAAAATATGTCTTTGATCTACTCGAACTTGATCTTTGAGCTTTATGACATTGATGTGGAGGGCCTTCGCCTTGTAAGATGATTTTTGGATGGTCTTGAGTAGTCCTTGAGATTTGTTCGAGATTTGTTCGAGAATTATACCTCTGATCTTCCTGGACTTGGTCTTTGAGCTTTATAACATTGATGCGGAGGGCCTTCGCCTTGTAAGTTGATCTTAAGATGGTCTTTGAGTAGTCCTTGAGATTTGTTAGAGAAACATGCCTCCAATCTTTTTGGACTTGATCTTTGAGCTTTATGGCATTGATGCGGAGGGCCTTCGCCTTGTAAGTTGACCTTTGGATGGTCATTGAGTAGTCCTTGAGATTTGTTGGAGAAATATGTATTCGATCTTCTTAGACTTGATCTTTGAGCTTTATGCCATTGAAGCAGAGGGTCTTTGCCTTGTTTTCGGAATAAACTTTGGGCTTGACTTGAGTTTTGAACTTTTTAACGTTGATGCGGAGGGCTTGCAACTTGTTTCTGGATCGAACATTGGGCCCGACTTGAGCTTTAGGCATTATAACATTGATGAAGAGGGCATTCGCCTTATTTCTGGATCGAACGTTGAGCTTGATTTGAGCTTTGGACTGCTTCCACGAAGAATGCCTTGAACCTCAATGTGACGCCTTGAATATTGGAGAGAAGTTCGTTGTAGAGAATTCTCTTCCAATTCTTGAGCTATTGAATTATGATTTGGTGTGTTTATAATTAATATGGAGACCCCTATTTATACTTGTAAGAAGAGCCAGACTTTGGGCTTGAGCACGTATAGTTATGGccgcaggggcggagccaggcccCTAAAGATTAGGGGGGCAAAAACTTTGCcccttttttttcaaaattttggtggggcaagaattaatttttgtttatat
This window encodes:
- the LOC131022968 gene encoding U-box domain-containing protein 9-like, which translates into the protein MAKSGVFEGDRVMVVKAVELRKELQKLLRAIVEEDDVNLEALDRAQQMLLLLKELKLKKTADLELRRQDVIPATVPEEFKCPLSKKLMRDPVILSTGVTYDRPFIQNWLKSGKRTCPKTEQVLSHTVLIPNHLIREMITNWCKIRGIELPECKYNDEEAYSEEDQEAFISLLEKMSSTLFEQKEAAKKLRQLTKRTPSIRVLFADRENAVSQLVAPFAQPNIQDHPDLQEDIITTILNISIHDNNKKRVAETPTVIPILKNAVTSGTAQIRSNAAAALFTLCALDSNKEMIGRSGALGPLITLLDEGHDIGMKDAASAIFSMCILLENKARAVSEGAVRVIMKKIEDRMQVDELLSILAMLSTNQKAIEQMIELNAVPTLLSIIRESTCPRNKENCVAILHTLCYSNRSMWREMREEEREHRTLSQLAEDGTSRTKRKANAILERLNRAANINHSA